From one Microbacter margulisiae genomic stretch:
- a CDS encoding glycoside hydrolase family 76 protein, whose protein sequence is MNRNYLLCVVLFSLMLLHCQDSLGNTNISRAAITLQHIFQFYHAKKDNLFTETYPIDTSQKVPCFVSDKIVYKRQKVSFLWPYSGVFSGCVSLYKVTKDLKYKHLLERTLLPGLSKYWNSQREPACYQSYPEFNGPSDRFYDDNEWVAISFMDLYASTKDTTYLNRAIQLQRFIYSGWSDKLGGGLFWCEQKHLSKNTCSNAPAVVLCMKIYKATSQKKYLDLAKATYKWTKNTLCDPSDYVYWDNESLNGHIAKNKYTYNSGQMIEAGVLLYKATGEKQYLEDAQRTARGVFNYFVKSRKIKNREILFYNDSPWFNVILFRGLKALFEVDHNATYIKIMAKDAEYAWKYDRDTNGLFSKNWTGKEQDKYKWLLDNACMVELYAELSDIDR, encoded by the coding sequence ATGAATCGTAATTATTTGCTTTGTGTTGTCTTATTTTCGTTGATGCTTTTGCATTGTCAGGATAGCTTAGGTAATACGAATATTTCTCGTGCAGCCATAACACTTCAGCATATTTTTCAATTTTATCATGCTAAGAAAGATAATTTGTTTACAGAGACGTATCCGATAGACACAAGTCAAAAAGTTCCTTGTTTTGTAAGTGATAAGATTGTTTATAAACGACAAAAGGTATCATTCCTATGGCCTTACTCAGGCGTATTTTCCGGGTGTGTATCGTTGTATAAAGTAACCAAGGATTTAAAATACAAACATTTACTTGAACGCACCCTGTTACCTGGGTTGTCAAAATATTGGAATTCTCAAAGAGAGCCTGCATGCTATCAATCATACCCTGAATTTAATGGACCAAGCGATCGTTTTTATGATGATAATGAATGGGTAGCGATAAGTTTTATGGATCTTTATGCATCGACAAAAGACACAACATATTTGAATCGGGCGATTCAGTTACAAAGGTTCATTTATAGTGGGTGGTCAGACAAACTGGGAGGAGGACTTTTTTGGTGTGAACAAAAGCACCTTTCCAAGAATACGTGCTCCAATGCTCCTGCTGTTGTATTGTGTATGAAAATTTACAAGGCTACGTCTCAGAAAAAATATCTTGATTTAGCCAAAGCAACCTATAAATGGACAAAAAATACCCTTTGTGATCCTTCAGATTACGTCTATTGGGATAATGAATCACTTAACGGACATATTGCAAAGAATAAATATACCTACAACAGTGGACAAATGATTGAAGCCGGAGTTCTTCTCTATAAAGCAACGGGAGAGAAACAGTATTTAGAAGATGCTCAAAGGACTGCAAGAGGGGTTTTTAATTATTTTGTTAAATCTCGTAAGATTAAAAATCGGGAAATTCTTTTTTACAACGATTCTCCCTGGTTTAACGTGATATTGTTTCGAGGTTTAAAAGCTTTGTTTGAGGTCGATCATAATGCCACCTATATTAAAATTATGGCGAAAGATGCAGAGTATGCCTGGAAATATGATCGGGACACAAATGGCTTATTCAGTAAAAACTGGACTGGGAAGGAGCAGGACAAGTATAAATGGTTATTGGATAATGCCTGTATGGTAGAATTGTACGCAGAACTAAGTGATATTGATAGATAA